The genomic window TGTCTTCAAATGGTTCAGCGTGTTTTCTCTCTTGGTTGCGAAATTAAAACTGAAGATCGATCGATGTTCTTTTTTTAATCCTAATGGGTTTTGGCATGTTCTTTTCCAGATCATTCCATGGCAGCAAAGACCGGAGGGTGTTTTCCTGGAAATGCCAGTGTGCTGATGGAAGATGGGGCGAGGAAGAGGGTGTCTGACCTCCAGCCCGGAGACCGGATACAGACTGTGGACCGCGAGGGTCAGATGATTTTCAGCACCTTCATGACCTTCCTGGATCGGGACCCCAGGGCGGTTAAGATATTCCACTTGCTCGAGACACAGAACCCTCCTGGGAGGCTCCTCCTGACCGCCGCACACTTGGTGTTTGTGGCAGACAACTTCACGTCAGACTTGGGGAAGTTCAGGCCCGCCTTTGCCAGCGACGTGAGGGTGGGGCAGTACGTGTACGTGGTGAACAATTCAGGCCAGCAGCCCGCGCGGGTGACCGGGGTCTCGTTGCGGACGGCCGTGGGTGCCTATGCCCCCTTGACCCAGCACGGCACGCTAGTCGTGAACGGCGTGCTGGCCTCCTGCTTCGCGGCGATCGACGGGCACGGGTTGGCACAGTTGGCCTTTGCCCCGCTGCGCCTCAGCTACCGACTGACCTCCATCTTCGGCTGGTGTCCGTCCCGCCAGGAGGGCGTGCACTGGTACTCCCAGCTCCTGTACCGACTGGGCAGGTTCCTCCTCAGCGCCGAGTACTTTCACCCATGGGGCGTGGCACAAGGCTGAGGCGGGCAGGGACTGAATCTTTACTGGGAGTGACCCGGGCACGCACGGAGGTCCAGGCTTGTCCCCGCggggcccccccaccaccccctcctcctccccctctcccgggTGCACAGGGGTGAGACTGGGTGAGTCACACAGGTGCGAGGCTGGGCATTCTCTGCTTCTACAAGCCCAAGGACTCAAATCAGCAAAGGACGAGTGCCAAGGATGTGAGATGCCCCCTCTCTGTGCAGTCAAACACAGAGCTTGTTGATCATCAGTTAAAACAGGACAAGACACAGCTGGCCAGAGCTGGAATTTGCATAACCGGAGACAAAAACCCCAATCTTACTTGTCTCACCTCTGACTAAATTACACTGGATCCTCCTTCACATTGCAACCAGAGGAATCGAAACCTAAATGTCATCTTTAAGTGACACGGCGTTAGAAATAGTGGGAGATAATTGGACAAAGATGTGCAGACGCAATCTCAGACTTCATTTTAAAGTCATGCATTCTTctgcctatatatatatattatttttcTCGTATTTCTGTTACAAATTGCCATGTGTCCATTTAGAATGAGAACTGTCTATGTAAACATGTCGTGCTGCAATTGCATCCCCTGGCCAGTCGGGGTGCTGCGGGCAGTTTTGCTTAATAGATGTGGACctaggaatttataatgggataAAGTGTGTGCAGATGTAAGATTATTAATATAATAGATGTATGTATATCAGAAGGTAACTGTTGTCGCAGAGTGGAGGCTTTAACAGGGTTAGCAAATCCAAAAGGGGTTCATCGCTTGAGTCCTCGAGTTTATTTAGCTGCTGAATCGATTTGATTAAAATCTTCCAAACCAGCGTCTCCACATTGTCAAACATTGAACTGGATGTGGAGGACGTAAAAATAATAAATCAGACTCTTGGTGCCTGCATTACAACGTTCCTCACACTCTGGGTAAAAGCTTCATTGGGTTGCCAGCTCTGGTTGGAcgcattcctggaggtttcatcatttGAGTTCTTCCCTCCAACAGGGCTTCCCGCAACCCAATCCTTTCAGCATTAATAAACCAAAGTCTGCAgaggaaaattaaaataaatacaattttCTTTCAGTGCCactatgatttttttttgcttgGGTGCTTATCTTGTGGAAGAGCCCCGGAGACTAGTCACTTCTATGAGACTCCAGGCTAATCTCGGAATGTTGGCCAGGCCTACTAAAGATTGACAATCGAAATTTACAAAGTGAAGTTTCAAGCATGAGATAAAGACCCTTCAGCTGGTTCCCCGCACAGACCACGAACGATTATTAGAATTATTAATCTGCCTCACCCCACCCAAGGTATCCATAACTTCTCCCTGGTTCCCCTATGAATCAAGCAAGGGTCgcacatgccttcttaactaccccaTTAACCTATCCTGCCATCTTCGGGGATCTGTGGACAagtacaccaagatccctctgttcctctgagcttcctagtatcttgccattcattgagtactcccttgtcttgttactccttGCAAAGTGCATCACTACACACTTTTCAGGGTCaagctccatctgccactgatctgctCATCTGACCAACCCGCCTATATTTTCCTGCAACCTAGGAacttcttcctcactattaaccaccttGCCAATCTTAATTATCATCGTTCCCACTATTCTCATCTATACTGAGGTCCTTACATCCCTTCTGAATGGTTATCGGTGCAGTTCCATTTTGCCCCCTTGTTGCGTTATCTCTTGGTGGCTTGCTCCACCCCAtgtcgatggtgggggaatataCCTTTTCCTCCCAGTTTTCCCTGCATGCTTCTGAATTGGAAAAACCCAGGACGGGAACAGGAAATGGCTGGGCCCCTTTGGAGTTTGACACCGATCTTGCGAAAGGTTGGTGGAAATAAGGAGCGGATTTAACAACCCACCTGTCCCCAGGAAGGAAGTCTTTCCCTAAATCCCTCTCACATTCCCATCTCCCTCTCCACCACCCTCAGAAGCCTTTGGGAAACTCTGTTACCATACCGACCACCCCTGACCCCCAAACTCTCAATCATGCATGTTGCTTGTCAGAAGGTCCAGGGATGTTTAATACCTTTGTTCCATTAATTGAGACCTCAGGAATATACGATGAGGCCTTATTTGAATGAAAAGTTTCACTTCCTTCGCGGTTTTACCAACCTATCTCCAGAAATATTGAGCATGCTGGGAAATCCAAGGCCTCATGGGAATTCAGCCATTTTAATCAGGACGACTTTCCCAAATAAAAGTGGTAAAAGagcaaatatatttcttaaaaataaatgttcttcCCAATGCGAATGTTCAGGGCCTGACCCTCCGATATCTCCAAATCCACTTCAATACTAACCCTTGCAAGATCCCCTTGTGGAGACATTTGTGAGGCATATTGATTCCCTTTCCATGACAGAGGGACCTTCTAAGCAAAACCAGaacatgctagaaatactcagcaggtctggcagcctctgtggagagagaaacagggttaatgtttcaggccGATGACCCTTCAGAACTCTGCCAAaaggccattgacctgaaacgttaattcaggtttctctctccacagatgttgcctgacctgctcaaTCTTCtcccgtttttatttcagatttccagcaactgcagcattttgcttttgactTCAGTGGCGTAGTCGCCAGAGTGGTAATCCagtgatccagggtaatgctgaggggacccgtgttcaaatcccaccacagcagatggtgacatttaaaTTGGAATCAAAAGGCTAACGATCACCTTGTCCAAgagtcattaaaaacccatctggttcactaatgcccttcagggaagggcatctgccatcctaacccgctcatgtgactccagatctacagcaatgtgattcactcttaaaatgccctctgaaatggcctagtgagaTACTCAGTTCTGGgacacttagggatgggcaataaatgctggcccagccagcgatgcccacatcccgagaATGAATTTAAAAGTCCTTCTAAATATGTATTGAGTGAGCTATTTATTTGCCCTAATAAGTGATGGTCCACAattccacatacacacaccaagCTGGGTGACAATCTCAATCACTTGTATCTGGTCAGTCAAATCAGAACAAGTCTCCCTGGGCCTGGTACATTGCATCGATTCCAACGCTGTACAGTATCCTTACAAAGAAGGGTTTTGCAAGCCTAATTGTCAGTAAGGCAGATAGATACCCTGTACCCTTAGCTCAGGAATACCACTCCCGGTCTGGAGTTGCCAGTTCAATCCCCATTCCTTGACATTATctaggctggcactccagtgccCGACTGAGGGATGCTGCCCTGTCACAGATGTTGTCTTTTCACCAAAGGTTTTAAGACGAGACCCATGTAGCTTGCTATTCGGGTAGATGTGAAAGTTCTTATTGACAATGTTGAAATACAAATAAGCAGAGAGAGTTCCAGTGTACCGCACAACCAAGACCACTGAGGTTGTTAGCTTTTggtcttgctcttcacatattgCCTGCTGTGTCTGTTGTAGTAACAACAGTGACAATGCTTCAAACTTGAGGCATCGCTTTCTCAAtgcttggtggggggaggggggggggtgggtggcctgAAAGTAGCTACACAAGTGCAGATTGTTGCTGTTTTGAGATGTAAGGGGACATCTCCTGATGCAGGGGCTCAGAGTAAAGCATTGGTTgggactcagatgaggagaactctttcactcaaaggattgagaatctttgaactgtggatgCTCAGCCATTGCGTATAGTCAAGGCAGAGAGCAAGATATTTTTGGGCAtggaggggactgtgtgatatagtgctggaaggtggagttgaggtagatggTCAGCCATCTTACTGATGAcaaagcaggctcgagaggctgaaaggcctactcctgttcctatttcttatattcatcCATTCAGCTTCAGGATAAACTTGCTGGAAGCAGCCATTTTGTGTTAGATTTCTCCTTCTGTGATGGGGGGGAAGCAGTGGATTGTGGGTAGATTTATAAAGTCCCAAGTGGAAAAGCCACAACATGGCTGCctccagccagcgggagatagaacaAGAGGAGGCAATGAGTTGACATCGTGAGGTGTCTTCCTTTGTGACGTTGAGGACGCAGGGACAAATGGGTGGAAGCTATGTCACTGCACAGTTCTCTACACTGTGGGCAGCAATTCAAAATGGGGATCTCGCCATTGCATTTTCTTGCTTATTACTGACCGTATGAGACATCTCTCCCGCTTCCTCCTCCCGATCGACTGCTAGTGCTATTCTGAGTCAGCGACGGGAAGGAGAACTTCAAAGGAGGACGTTTCCTCCCATCTTttttcctccctcccaccccacagaGAACCCGCTGTCCGTTTACCGTCAAGTCCAAGGGCAAAATTGACATGTGGGGCTGAAAGTAGGACTGAACATGGGACCGAGCATGTTCCTGAACACGGGGCTGCATGTGAGAGACTGAACACAAGACAGAACGCAGGATTAAATGCAGGATTAAGCATGTGGCTAAACACATGGCAAATGCAGGACTGAGCACGTGACTAAACACAGGAttgaacacaggactgagcacATGACTAAACATGTGACTGAACACATGACCGAACCCAGGACACAGCGATGCTTGCCTGAGGCACCTTATAGAAATTAAATCTATATAATAAGTCTTTATTTACCGATCTATCCTTCCCCATGCTAAAGCTGATCTATTCATCCCCAAAGACTTATTGATTTTATTTGATATTTGAAAGAATATATATTTCCCTCAATTGCGATGGTTGAATTTAGTGTGAATTTACACACCAGCCCTTGTGTGTTACTCATAAGATTTATTTTTGTACCTGTGAATTGTAATATAGAATTGTAAAAGTTGGCTGTCGATATGAATTTTATTATATTATATATAGAACTACTATCAATCTGTAAAGTTTTAATTTAAAAGATTTTCAAGAACAAAGATATTTTTATCTTGCAATGTTATTCGGGAATCTCCTGTGACTTATCCTAACCTTCCCAATGTACTTTGTCTCTTCTATTTAATGAATTAAAACTATTAACTAATCGGTGACAAGACTGGTCTCGTGCTCTTGAGTTTGAGATGTTCACAACGGGAGGAGTTGGATGATGTGTGGAGGATAGCGGGGGCAGGATCACATCGAGACTGttcagactgggacttttttctctggagcgtaggaggctgaggggtgaccttatagaggtctatgaaataatgaggggtacagatcaggtagatagtcaatagcttttcccaaagataggggagtctaaaacgagagggcataggtttaaggtgagaggggagagatacaaaagtgtccagaggggcaattttttcacacagagggtggtgattgtctggaacaagctgccagaggtagtagtagaggtgggtacaaatttgtcttttaaaaagcatttagacaattacatgggtaagatgggtataaagggatatgggccaaatgcgggcaattgggactagcttaggggtttaaaaacaagagggtggcatggacaagttgggccgaagggcctgtttccatgctgtaaacctctatgactctatgacatcaatCCTTtatgtagtggtgttcccaagcaactgatgtccttgtccttctaggtggtagaggttgtgggtttggaaggcgctgcctgaggagccttggtaagttgctgcagtgcatcttgtagatggtatacactgctgctactgagcatgggTGGTGGGGATCCCAAATCACACGAATTAAATTTATTTTATGAATAAATCTTAATTCGCTCGCAAATAATGTGAAGCTCCCCGACTGTGggagggcagagcgggggggggggatataaAATCAAAACAGCTTATTATCATTGAAACCAGGACTGATGGAAGTAATATAAATTGCTTCATATTCTTGTTCATCAGTAGCTTTTGACTCTGATTGAGTTGTATGAGTGGCACAGAAGGCAACAACAGCACAAACCAATAACTGCAAGGAAGTGTGACAATTGAAACTTTGTATTTCACATTCCAAGAACCTGGCTCCCAGCGTGGTGACTCGCTCAACCAATTCCAGCAGCACTCTTGAGAGCTGAACTGTAACAATGCTTAAGttcccattagtgggagagacgagGACCCATGGAcaaagcctcagagtaaagggacgaccctttagaattgagacgaggagaaatcttttcagccagagggtggtgaatctgtggaattcattgccacagaaggctgtggaggccagatctttgagtgtcttcaagacagagatagataggttcttgtttggtaaggggatcaaaagctacagggaaaaagtgggagaatggggttgagaaaattatcagccatgattgaatggcggagaaggcttgatgggccgaatggcctaattctgctcctatgtcttatggtcctatggAATGGATGGGCTGCTGATCTAGTAGACAGTATGTACCACCCACAGGGTCGGGAAGGAGCCACTGGACCTCATTTCAGTCCTGCCTGATGGTCACACACCCATGCACCAGTCAACAAGATAGACATCAGGAAGAAAAGACCTGTTGGTATGTTTTTGAGCTAATGGTGGAGGGATTTATGATAATGAATGGATTGATAGGgtcgatcgggagaaactgtttcctctggtgtgtggggggagtcctGAGCAAGGGGGCAGAACCTTAAAATAAGAGCCAGGGTTGTCacgggtgatgtcaggaagcacttcttcacacagcgCATGAGTCACTCCAGGATTGCTGCTTCCAACCTccacggggattttcacaattacttcattgcagtgttaatgcaagcctacttgtgacactaataaataaactttaactttactttctcCAAAGCACCACACCATTTCAAGCACTGATCGACCTGGGTGAAGAGACACCTCCCGATACAGGTCCTTACATCAtcttcagcacagaaacaggccattcagccctggagTGTTCAATGGTtcattgttctgtgtttgattatgagtGTCCTTATGACTAAGCGATGCTGCGTGCGGTTGATTAGTTAAGCCTGGTGAGCTGACTCGTCGCAAAGTCGAGCAAAGTTGTAGAAAAAGGGCTGAGTTAGAAGCGTGGAACAGGCCTTTTAAAGCACCGTGAATGAAACTTGTTACATACCGAGAAAATAGTGTCACCTGTGCTCACTGTGACTGATTAGTTACATCgggcaacagtggttagcactgctgcctcacagcgccagggacccaggttcgattcccggcttgggtcactgtctgtgcggagtttgcacattctccctgtgtctgcgtggatttcctccgggtgctccggtttcctcccacagtccaaagatgtgcgggttaggtggattggccatgctaaattgccccttagtgtcagggggactaactggggttatggggttagggcctgggtgggattgtggtcggtgcagacttgatgggccgaatggcctccttctgcactgtagggatcctatgattctatgactcagggAAAAAGAACAAAGTTGTAgagttgttttcgctggaaaggcggcggctaagaggggatcttattgaaacatataagatgattagaggtttagatagggtggatagtgatagcctttttcctctgatggagaaatccagcacgagggggcatggctttaaattgagggggggtagttatagaaccgatgtcaggggtaggttctttacccagagggtggtgagggattggaatgccctgccagcatcagtagtaaatgcgcctagtttgggggcgtttaagagatccgtagataggttcatggacgaaaagaaattggtttaggttggagggtcacagttttttttttaactggtcggtgcaacatcgtgggccgaagggcctgttctgcgctgtaatgttctatgttctatgttctatgaatggaagGCAGAGTTAGAAGTGTGGAGCAGACACTATAAAGCATTGTGAATAAACCTATTTCATTGGgaaacctgtcatctttgctTGGATATGAGATATAAAATGTACAACAGGTCCAGTGGTACTTATGCTGTGTGTGAGCCTTCACCTACCTTACTACATGCCACCCTATCCATATATCCTGatactcctctctccctcatgtactcAGCTAGCTTTCTCTTAAATGCATCATCATAGGCCTTGACTACGCTCtctggtagtaaattccacatttTAATTATAGTCTGGATACAGAAGTTACTCCTGAGTAACACATCTGAAAGGTGTTGAACTCGGGAAGAggtaggggagagggaggggaaggagtgttggggttgggggtggtggtgggggcaggggcgcTTGTTGTGGTGAAAGAATGTGTCCTGATCAcaattctgtggcaggcaggcagaTGGGAGATTCAAGACCTTGTGATGCCAACCAAGATGGGAGATTCAAGACCAGGTTGTGATGCCAACCAAGGTCAAGCAGGCCATCCAGGTTCAGTATTGGCACTCACACACGAGAACGCTTGATGAAGCAAGATGCCTGGTAAGGGACAATAATGTCCTTCGGGAATAGCAATgtggggagttgggtgggaggaaggaggaggaTTGGAGGGAAAGGTTGAtgtgacaaatttgattgagaatttctaacagggttggacagaccAGATGCAGAAAGGGTGTTTTCCTTGGtcgggggttggtggtggggggaggtctagaaccaggggacagtctcaggatacgaggTACACCATTTCGGACTAagatgaggaaatatttcttcacccaaagagtggtgagcctgtggaattcattaccacaggaagtagttgatgccaaaacattgaatgtattcgaaaggcggctggatatagcacttggggcgaatgggatcaaaggttatggggagcaagcaagattaggctattgagttggacgatcagccatgatcataatgaatggcggtgcaggctcgatgggccgaatagcctctccctgatcctaccttctatgtttcgatgtttctacgtttctatattCCTTCCCCGCCACTTCAGCAATTCTTCACGTTATGAGCCAGTGATGTTTTCCTTTCGTGAGTTTCCATCTGCAGAATCGAGGTACTGAAGCATGTGTTAGACACAGATTAGGGGCTGGCTTGATGACCCAGTTTGATGACTGCACTTCCGCattccctccattccctctcctcttccctcctccctcacctcccctaATTCCTCCGCTCCACCCACTTCCAATTCTCTGAAACGGAGAGATTTATCTGCCTGTGATGGTTCCCTAGAAGGgtagttaaaactcttactgtgttcacaccagtccaacgccggcatctccacatcatccctagaAGGTAGCCAACTCTGACTGGGAATAATCCTGGAGGTGTCATCACAGGACATACTTCCTTCAATTTCCCCAGACCACCACCTAGTCACTATCCAACTTGTTCAATGGCCCAGTACAGCCTCCCCACACATGAGCAAACAGTGAATGGGCTCTTCAGTAACTTAATTGGGTGACATTTAACCAATCAAAATCGAAACAACTCTCTTCCTTTCGCCAATACTTTTTCTAACTATTCAACaaaaacattgaaaaaaaaatgattcTCTTTCCTCCCCGGGAGCCGTGTCTGGGAAATTCAACTCCACTTCCTGGAAAATTCAGTCTggtcctggagagttggcaaccccaCTTCCCCATAAGGTTGCCAACTTTGCCTGCTCAGGTTAGCCATACTCCTGGAGActatatcacatgaccctgtatctaaggaacgatgtgctggccttggagagggtccagaggaggttcacgaaaaTATCCCGGGAATAAAAACTTGATGTATGAGgaacatttgaggactctgggtttgtactcaatgggggggagatctcattgaaacttacagaatactgaaaggcctggatagagtggacgtggaaagatgtttccattggtaggagagactaggatctgagggcacagcctcagaggaaaggtatgaccctttagaactgagatgaggaggaatttgttcagccagagtgtgatgaatctgtggaattcattgccacagaaagctgtggaggccaggtcattgagtgtctttaagacagagatagataggttcttgattcaagaactagaggacacagcctcaaaataagggggattcagtttaggacagagttgaggaggaacttcttctctcagagggtagtgaatctctggaattctctgcccattgaagcagtggaggctaccccgttaaatatgtttaagtcacaggtagatagatttctgatcaataagggaattaagcgttatggggagcgggcgggtaaacggaactatcagatcagccatgatcttattgaatggcggggcaggctcgaggggctagatggcctactcctgctcctatttcttatgttcttactgattggggaaaaagcaggagaatggagttgagaaacatatcagccatgactgaacggCGGAACAGactccgatgggctgaatggctaattctgctcctacatcttatgatcttatggaccTCTTGCCTCCAACTTCCCTGCTCAGTCAAACATCATCTAATATTTTTGGAgacagtgggtaaatgtgtgcaaAGAGAACAAACGTTAAAAAAAAGGTTTTGTTTTAATGGCCCTATGATTTTTTTTGCCCTGGATTTTGTTCCCAACAGCGTTAGCCTTCGATTCCTGAAGACTCCAGGGCAATTCTGGAGGAGGTGGCAACCCCAACTTCCCCTCCACTGGCGACATGCTCGGGAGCTGGTAGTAAGTCCTTTATCTCCTCTCCATCCACCGTGGGTTCCTGCACTGGTTCCGAGCTGGGGCACAGGTTGGAGAAAGGGAAGAACTTAATGCACAGATACCTCTGCAGTGCCGACGGCAACTGATAAACATCGGTTAAGTCTTTCAGCTGATGACGGTGATGACCTTCCAGCCGAGATTTGAAACCAGGAAAGTGTGCCACCAGCCCCCGCTCCTCCGATGTCCCTGAAATTTAACACGCAGAACACATTTTCACCTAATTGAGCTTGCAACAATCATCAACATCCAACAAGGtctgtctgtatttacacagcaTCTAGACTATACACAGACAATAAATTTATTCCGATGAGATTAAATTCCTGCTATTCTGAGCCTACAAAGTCCCTTAATGTTTTTCTTCATCCCCAAGCTTATAGAACTGAATCTCCCCAGAGCCCATTTTCCTCAACCCAACTGCTGCCTTCAGAGTGAGTGGGAGAAA from Mustelus asterias chromosome 14, sMusAst1.hap1.1, whole genome shotgun sequence includes these protein-coding regions:
- the LOC144503994 gene encoding indian hedgehog protein-like → MRAGWSVLLVLASGSLLLSPAVMACGPGRGYGSRRRHNRKLTPLSYKQFIPNVAEKTLGASGKSESKINRNASRFKELIPNYNPDIIFKDEEKSGADRLMTQRCKDKLNALAISVMNQWPGVRLRVTEGWDEDGHHSVESLHYEGRAVDITTSDRDRSKYGMLARLAVEAGFDWVYYESKAHIHCSVKSDHSMAAKTGGCFPGNASVLMEDGARKRVSDLQPGDRIQTVDREGQMIFSTFMTFLDRDPRAVKIFHLLETQNPPGRLLLTAAHLVFVADNFTSDLGKFRPAFASDVRVGQYVYVVNNSGQQPARVTGVSLRTAVGAYAPLTQHGTLVVNGVLASCFAAIDGHGLAQLAFAPLRLSYRLTSIFGWCPSRQEGVHWYSQLLYRLGRFLLSAEYFHPWGVAQG